Proteins encoded within one genomic window of Gadus macrocephalus chromosome 18, ASM3116895v1:
- the tmem106a gene encoding transmembrane protein 106A isoform X5 — protein sequence MSPNVISTRRLSARRLAAERLPRRRQLRPAKVEGAQGTHGEQPSVHAVRTAVRQHGSTAVRQRGLHRRHLPHLPRHRSHPQGKLYVCLSMGLCLVICCLILYFLFPRTVVLVPVFVQSVTVYFTPEAVSLEVTNLVNISNENFFPVQIVELDIQGLILKTIMGKSKQCNVTRLDARSQLLNLLPVESHPPPHSVPGAADYDAGVIPVSQRAVLHEHLRVHRLWQQLHRSTPACLTAQESFPKCVFCLDIGSSGRELLDEYGWRAVGVVKSACSCVVMGLHPFAREAPRLLTAWFLGL from the exons ATGAGTCCAAACGTCATATCGACGAGACGTCTCTCTGCGAGGCGTTTAGCAGCTGAAAG GTTACCCCGGCGGCGGCAGCTACGCCCCGCTAAAGTGGAAGGAGCCCAAGGGACCCATGGAGAACAGCCTTCTGTCCACGCCGTCCGTACGGCAGTACGGCAGCATGGCAGCACGGCAGTACGGCAGCGGGGGCTGCACCGGCGACACCTGCCCCACCTGCCGAGGCACCGGTCGCATCCCCAGGG GAAGCTGTACGTGTGCCTCTCCATGGGGCTGTGCCTGGTGATCTGCTGCCTCATCCTCTACTTCCTGTTCCCGCGGACCGTGGTCCTGGTCCCCGTGTTCGTCCAGTCGGTCACCGTCTACTTCACCCCCGAGGCCGTCAGCCTGGAGGTCACG AACCTCGTCAACATCTCCAATGAGAACTTCTTTCCCGTTCAAATCGTGGAGCTGGACATTCAGGGCCTGATCTTGAAGACCATCATGGGGAAGTCCAAGCAGTGCAACGTGACCCGCCTGGACGCCCGCTCGCAGCTCTTG AACCTACTGCCAGTCGAAAGCCATCCCCCTCCACACTCTGTTCCTGGAGCTGCA GATTACGATGCAGGTGTCATACCTGTCTCACAACGAGCAGTTCTTCATGAACATCTACGAGTACATCGACTGTGGCAACAACTCCACCGTTCCAcacctgcctgcctgactgcccAGGAGTCGTTTCCCAAATGCGTTTTTTGTTTGGACATCGGATCCAGCGGCAGAGAGCTGCTCGATGAGTACGGATGGCGAGCGGTGGGCGTGGTGAAGAGTGCCTGCTCCTGTGTAGTGATGGGTTTGCATCCGTTTGCACGTGAAGCCCCAAGGCTCCTAACAGCTTGGTTTTTAGGACTGTGA
- the LOC132446730 gene encoding ADP-ribosylation factor-like protein 4D, whose amino-acid sequence MGNQLTAKAPPPLHLVLVGLDAAGKTALLYRLALAEFVEPVPTRGSNAETVRLALGGARRRVRLQLWDVGGVEKLRPLWRSFTRRTDGLVFVVDASAPERLEETRCGDGGWIRPRSSSIDPVFVRMF is encoded by the coding sequence ATGGGCAACCAGCTGACGGCCAAGGCGCCGCCCCCGCTGCACCTGGTCCTGGTGGGGCTGGACGCCGCCGGGAAGACGGCGCTGCTGTACCGGCTGGCGCTGGCTGAGTTCGTCGAGCCGGTGCCGACCCGCGGCTCCAACGCCGAGACGGTGCGGCTGGCGCTGGGCGGGGCCCGGCGGCGGGTCCGCCTCCAGCTgtgggacgtgggcggggtggAGAAGCTGCGGCCGCTGTGGCGGTCGTTCACGCGGCGGACGGACGGCCTGGTGTTCGTGGTGGACGCCAGCGCCCCCGAGCGGCTGGAGGAGACCCGTTGTGGTGATGGCGGATGGATACGTCCTCGGTCCTCTAGTATAGATCCTGTGTTTGTGAGGATGTTTTAA
- the tmem106a gene encoding transmembrane protein 106A isoform X4 produces the protein MSPNVISTRRLSARRLAAESPDGSSRLPRRRQLRPAKVEGAQGTHGEQPSVHAVRTAVRQHGSTAVRQRGLHRRHLPHLPRHRSHPQGKLYVCLSMGLCLVICCLILYFLFPRTVVLVPVFVQSVTVYFTPEAVSLEVTNLVNISNENFFPVQIVELDIQGLILKTIMGKSKQCNVTRLDARSQLLNLLPVESHPPPHSVPGAADYDAGVIPVSQRAVLHEHLRVHRLWQQLHRSTPACLTAQESFPKCVFCLDIGSSGRELLDEYGWRAVGVVKSACSCVVMGLHPFAREAPRLLTAWFLGL, from the exons ATGAGTCCAAACGTCATATCGACGAGACGTCTCTCTGCGAGGCGTTTAGCAGCTGAAAG CCCTGATGGTTCTTCCAGGTTACCCCGGCGGCGGCAGCTACGCCCCGCTAAAGTGGAAGGAGCCCAAGGGACCCATGGAGAACAGCCTTCTGTCCACGCCGTCCGTACGGCAGTACGGCAGCATGGCAGCACGGCAGTACGGCAGCGGGGGCTGCACCGGCGACACCTGCCCCACCTGCCGAGGCACCGGTCGCATCCCCAGGG GAAGCTGTACGTGTGCCTCTCCATGGGGCTGTGCCTGGTGATCTGCTGCCTCATCCTCTACTTCCTGTTCCCGCGGACCGTGGTCCTGGTCCCCGTGTTCGTCCAGTCGGTCACCGTCTACTTCACCCCCGAGGCCGTCAGCCTGGAGGTCACG AACCTCGTCAACATCTCCAATGAGAACTTCTTTCCCGTTCAAATCGTGGAGCTGGACATTCAGGGCCTGATCTTGAAGACCATCATGGGGAAGTCCAAGCAGTGCAACGTGACCCGCCTGGACGCCCGCTCGCAGCTCTTG AACCTACTGCCAGTCGAAAGCCATCCCCCTCCACACTCTGTTCCTGGAGCTGCA GATTACGATGCAGGTGTCATACCTGTCTCACAACGAGCAGTTCTTCATGAACATCTACGAGTACATCGACTGTGGCAACAACTCCACCGTTCCAcacctgcctgcctgactgcccAGGAGTCGTTTCCCAAATGCGTTTTTTGTTTGGACATCGGATCCAGCGGCAGAGAGCTGCTCGATGAGTACGGATGGCGAGCGGTGGGCGTGGTGAAGAGTGCCTGCTCCTGTGTAGTGATGGGTTTGCATCCGTTTGCACGTGAAGCCCCAAGGCTCCTAACAGCTTGGTTTTTAGGACTGTGA
- the tmem106a gene encoding transmembrane protein 106A isoform X3 — protein MFLLIGAGTVYDQRSPPMSPNVISTRRLSARRLAAESPDGSSRLPRRRQLRPAKVEGAQGTHGEQPSVHAVRTAVRQHGSTAVRQRGLHRRHLPHLPRHRSHPQGKLYVCLSMGLCLVICCLILYFLFPRTVVLVPVFVQSVTVYFTPEAVSLEVTNLVNISNENFFPVQIVELDIQGLILKTIMGKSKQCNVTRLDARSQLLNLLPVESHPPPHSVPGAADYDAGVIPVSQRAVLHEHLRVHRLWQQLHRSTPACLTAQESFPKCVFCLDIGSSGRELLDEYGWRAVGVVKSACSCVVMGLHPFAREAPRLLTAWFLGL, from the exons ATGTTTCTCTTGATAGGGGCGGGGACGGTCTATGATCAGCGATCACCCCCCATGAGTCCAAACGTCATATCGACGAGACGTCTCTCTGCGAGGCGTTTAGCAGCTGAAAG CCCTGATGGTTCTTCCAGGTTACCCCGGCGGCGGCAGCTACGCCCCGCTAAAGTGGAAGGAGCCCAAGGGACCCATGGAGAACAGCCTTCTGTCCACGCCGTCCGTACGGCAGTACGGCAGCATGGCAGCACGGCAGTACGGCAGCGGGGGCTGCACCGGCGACACCTGCCCCACCTGCCGAGGCACCGGTCGCATCCCCAGGG GAAGCTGTACGTGTGCCTCTCCATGGGGCTGTGCCTGGTGATCTGCTGCCTCATCCTCTACTTCCTGTTCCCGCGGACCGTGGTCCTGGTCCCCGTGTTCGTCCAGTCGGTCACCGTCTACTTCACCCCCGAGGCCGTCAGCCTGGAGGTCACG AACCTCGTCAACATCTCCAATGAGAACTTCTTTCCCGTTCAAATCGTGGAGCTGGACATTCAGGGCCTGATCTTGAAGACCATCATGGGGAAGTCCAAGCAGTGCAACGTGACCCGCCTGGACGCCCGCTCGCAGCTCTTG AACCTACTGCCAGTCGAAAGCCATCCCCCTCCACACTCTGTTCCTGGAGCTGCA GATTACGATGCAGGTGTCATACCTGTCTCACAACGAGCAGTTCTTCATGAACATCTACGAGTACATCGACTGTGGCAACAACTCCACCGTTCCAcacctgcctgcctgactgcccAGGAGTCGTTTCCCAAATGCGTTTTTTGTTTGGACATCGGATCCAGCGGCAGAGAGCTGCTCGATGAGTACGGATGGCGAGCGGTGGGCGTGGTGAAGAGTGCCTGCTCCTGTGTAGTGATGGGTTTGCATCCGTTTGCACGTGAAGCCCCAAGGCTCCTAACAGCTTGGTTTTTAGGACTGTGA
- the tmem106a gene encoding transmembrane protein 106A isoform X1, which yields MFLLIGAGTVYDQRSPPMSPNVISTRRLSARRLAAERLPRRRQLRPAKVEGAQGTHGEQPSVHAVRTAVRQHGSTAVRQRGLHRRHLPHLPRHRSHPQGKLYVCLSMGLCLVICCLILYFLFPRTVVLVPVFVQSVTVYFTPEAVSLEVTNLVNISNENFFPVQIVELDIQGLILKTIMGKSKQCNVTRLDARSQLLNLLPVESHPPPHSVPGAADYDAGVIPVSQRAVLHEHLRVHRLWQQLHRSTPACLTAQESFPKCVFCLDIGSSGRELLDEYGWRAVGVVKSACSCVVMGLHPFAREAPRLLTAWFLGL from the exons ATGTTTCTCTTGATAGGGGCGGGGACGGTCTATGATCAGCGATCACCCCCCATGAGTCCAAACGTCATATCGACGAGACGTCTCTCTGCGAGGCGTTTAGCAGCTGAAAG GTTACCCCGGCGGCGGCAGCTACGCCCCGCTAAAGTGGAAGGAGCCCAAGGGACCCATGGAGAACAGCCTTCTGTCCACGCCGTCCGTACGGCAGTACGGCAGCATGGCAGCACGGCAGTACGGCAGCGGGGGCTGCACCGGCGACACCTGCCCCACCTGCCGAGGCACCGGTCGCATCCCCAGGG GAAGCTGTACGTGTGCCTCTCCATGGGGCTGTGCCTGGTGATCTGCTGCCTCATCCTCTACTTCCTGTTCCCGCGGACCGTGGTCCTGGTCCCCGTGTTCGTCCAGTCGGTCACCGTCTACTTCACCCCCGAGGCCGTCAGCCTGGAGGTCACG AACCTCGTCAACATCTCCAATGAGAACTTCTTTCCCGTTCAAATCGTGGAGCTGGACATTCAGGGCCTGATCTTGAAGACCATCATGGGGAAGTCCAAGCAGTGCAACGTGACCCGCCTGGACGCCCGCTCGCAGCTCTTG AACCTACTGCCAGTCGAAAGCCATCCCCCTCCACACTCTGTTCCTGGAGCTGCA GATTACGATGCAGGTGTCATACCTGTCTCACAACGAGCAGTTCTTCATGAACATCTACGAGTACATCGACTGTGGCAACAACTCCACCGTTCCAcacctgcctgcctgactgcccAGGAGTCGTTTCCCAAATGCGTTTTTTGTTTGGACATCGGATCCAGCGGCAGAGAGCTGCTCGATGAGTACGGATGGCGAGCGGTGGGCGTGGTGAAGAGTGCCTGCTCCTGTGTAGTGATGGGTTTGCATCCGTTTGCACGTGAAGCCCCAAGGCTCCTAACAGCTTGGTTTTTAGGACTGTGA
- the tmem106a gene encoding transmembrane protein 106A isoform X7, with protein sequence MFLLIGAGTVYDQRSPPMSPNVISTRRLSARRLAAERLPRRRQLRPAKVEGAQGTHGEQPSVHAVRTAVRQHGSTAVRQRGLHRRHLPHLPRHRSHPQGKLYVCLSMGLCLVICCLILYFLFPRTVVLVPVFVQSVTVYFTPEAVSLEVTNLVNISNENFFPVQIVELDIQGLILKTIMGKSKQCNVTRLDARSQLLYNMKLVLSIEDKGLKTYCQSKAIPLHTLFLELQITMQVSYLSHNEQFFMNIYEYIDCGNNSTVPHLPA encoded by the exons ATGTTTCTCTTGATAGGGGCGGGGACGGTCTATGATCAGCGATCACCCCCCATGAGTCCAAACGTCATATCGACGAGACGTCTCTCTGCGAGGCGTTTAGCAGCTGAAAG GTTACCCCGGCGGCGGCAGCTACGCCCCGCTAAAGTGGAAGGAGCCCAAGGGACCCATGGAGAACAGCCTTCTGTCCACGCCGTCCGTACGGCAGTACGGCAGCATGGCAGCACGGCAGTACGGCAGCGGGGGCTGCACCGGCGACACCTGCCCCACCTGCCGAGGCACCGGTCGCATCCCCAGGG GAAGCTGTACGTGTGCCTCTCCATGGGGCTGTGCCTGGTGATCTGCTGCCTCATCCTCTACTTCCTGTTCCCGCGGACCGTGGTCCTGGTCCCCGTGTTCGTCCAGTCGGTCACCGTCTACTTCACCCCCGAGGCCGTCAGCCTGGAGGTCACG AACCTCGTCAACATCTCCAATGAGAACTTCTTTCCCGTTCAAATCGTGGAGCTGGACATTCAGGGCCTGATCTTGAAGACCATCATGGGGAAGTCCAAGCAGTGCAACGTGACCCGCCTGGACGCCCGCTCGCAGCTCTTG TACAACATGAAGCTGGTCCTGTCCATCGAAGACAAGGGCCTGAA AACCTACTGCCAGTCGAAAGCCATCCCCCTCCACACTCTGTTCCTGGAGCTGCA GATTACGATGCAGGTGTCATACCTGTCTCACAACGAGCAGTTCTTCATGAACATCTACGAGTACATCGACTGTGGCAACAACTCCACCGTTCCAcacctgcctgcctga
- the tmem106a gene encoding transmembrane protein 106A isoform X2: protein MVLPGYPGGGSYAPLKWKEPKGPMENSLLSTPSVRQYGSMAARQYGSGGCTGDTCPTCRGTGRIPRGQEDMLVAVIPCNDVRLKPQRTKLYVCLSMGLCLVICCLILYFLFPRTVVLVPVFVQSVTVYFTPEAVSLEVTNLVNISNENFFPVQIVELDIQGLILKTIMGKSKQCNVTRLDARSQLLNLLPVESHPPPHSVPGAADYDAGVIPVSQRAVLHEHLRVHRLWQQLHRSTPACLTAQESFPKCVFCLDIGSSGRELLDEYGWRAVGVVKSACSCVVMGLHPFAREAPRLLTAWFLGL, encoded by the exons ATGGTTCTTCCAGGTTACCCCGGCGGCGGCAGCTACGCCCCGCTAAAGTGGAAGGAGCCCAAGGGACCCATGGAGAACAGCCTTCTGTCCACGCCGTCCGTACGGCAGTACGGCAGCATGGCAGCACGGCAGTACGGCAGCGGGGGCTGCACCGGCGACACCTGCCCCACCTGCCGAGGCACCGGTCGCATCCCCAGGG GCCAGGAGGACATGTTGGTGGCAGTGATACCGTGTAACGACGTCAGGCTGAAGCCCCAACGCAC GAAGCTGTACGTGTGCCTCTCCATGGGGCTGTGCCTGGTGATCTGCTGCCTCATCCTCTACTTCCTGTTCCCGCGGACCGTGGTCCTGGTCCCCGTGTTCGTCCAGTCGGTCACCGTCTACTTCACCCCCGAGGCCGTCAGCCTGGAGGTCACG AACCTCGTCAACATCTCCAATGAGAACTTCTTTCCCGTTCAAATCGTGGAGCTGGACATTCAGGGCCTGATCTTGAAGACCATCATGGGGAAGTCCAAGCAGTGCAACGTGACCCGCCTGGACGCCCGCTCGCAGCTCTTG AACCTACTGCCAGTCGAAAGCCATCCCCCTCCACACTCTGTTCCTGGAGCTGCA GATTACGATGCAGGTGTCATACCTGTCTCACAACGAGCAGTTCTTCATGAACATCTACGAGTACATCGACTGTGGCAACAACTCCACCGTTCCAcacctgcctgcctgactgcccAGGAGTCGTTTCCCAAATGCGTTTTTTGTTTGGACATCGGATCCAGCGGCAGAGAGCTGCTCGATGAGTACGGATGGCGAGCGGTGGGCGTGGTGAAGAGTGCCTGCTCCTGTGTAGTGATGGGTTTGCATCCGTTTGCACGTGAAGCCCCAAGGCTCCTAACAGCTTGGTTTTTAGGACTGTGA
- the tmem106a gene encoding transmembrane protein 106A isoform X6, translated as MENSLLSTPSVRQYGSMAARQYGSGGCTGDTCPTCRGTGRIPRGQEDMLVAVIPCNDVRLKPQRTKLYVCLSMGLCLVICCLILYFLFPRTVVLVPVFVQSVTVYFTPEAVSLEVTNLVNISNENFFPVQIVELDIQGLILKTIMGKSKQCNVTRLDARSQLLNLLPVESHPPPHSVPGAADYDAGVIPVSQRAVLHEHLRVHRLWQQLHRSTPACLTAQESFPKCVFCLDIGSSGRELLDEYGWRAVGVVKSACSCVVMGLHPFAREAPRLLTAWFLGL; from the exons ATGGAGAACAGCCTTCTGTCCACGCCGTCCGTACGGCAGTACGGCAGCATGGCAGCACGGCAGTACGGCAGCGGGGGCTGCACCGGCGACACCTGCCCCACCTGCCGAGGCACCGGTCGCATCCCCAGGG GCCAGGAGGACATGTTGGTGGCAGTGATACCGTGTAACGACGTCAGGCTGAAGCCCCAACGCAC GAAGCTGTACGTGTGCCTCTCCATGGGGCTGTGCCTGGTGATCTGCTGCCTCATCCTCTACTTCCTGTTCCCGCGGACCGTGGTCCTGGTCCCCGTGTTCGTCCAGTCGGTCACCGTCTACTTCACCCCCGAGGCCGTCAGCCTGGAGGTCACG AACCTCGTCAACATCTCCAATGAGAACTTCTTTCCCGTTCAAATCGTGGAGCTGGACATTCAGGGCCTGATCTTGAAGACCATCATGGGGAAGTCCAAGCAGTGCAACGTGACCCGCCTGGACGCCCGCTCGCAGCTCTTG AACCTACTGCCAGTCGAAAGCCATCCCCCTCCACACTCTGTTCCTGGAGCTGCA GATTACGATGCAGGTGTCATACCTGTCTCACAACGAGCAGTTCTTCATGAACATCTACGAGTACATCGACTGTGGCAACAACTCCACCGTTCCAcacctgcctgcctgactgcccAGGAGTCGTTTCCCAAATGCGTTTTTTGTTTGGACATCGGATCCAGCGGCAGAGAGCTGCTCGATGAGTACGGATGGCGAGCGGTGGGCGTGGTGAAGAGTGCCTGCTCCTGTGTAGTGATGGGTTTGCATCCGTTTGCACGTGAAGCCCCAAGGCTCCTAACAGCTTGGTTTTTAGGACTGTGA
- the tmem106a gene encoding transmembrane protein 106A isoform X8, with translation MVLPGYPGGGSYAPLKWKEPKGPMENSLLSTPSVRQYGSMAARQYGSGGCTGDTCPTCRGTGRIPRGQEDMLVAVIPCNDVRLKPQRTKLYVCLSMGLCLVICCLILYFLFPRTVVLVPVFVQSVTVYFTPEAVSLEVTNLVNISNENFFPVQIVELDIQGLILKTIMGKSKQCNVTRLDARSQLLYNMKLVLSIEDKGLKTYCQSKAIPLHTLFLELQITMQVSYLSHNEQFFMNIYEYIDCGNNSTVPHLPA, from the exons ATGGTTCTTCCAGGTTACCCCGGCGGCGGCAGCTACGCCCCGCTAAAGTGGAAGGAGCCCAAGGGACCCATGGAGAACAGCCTTCTGTCCACGCCGTCCGTACGGCAGTACGGCAGCATGGCAGCACGGCAGTACGGCAGCGGGGGCTGCACCGGCGACACCTGCCCCACCTGCCGAGGCACCGGTCGCATCCCCAGGG GCCAGGAGGACATGTTGGTGGCAGTGATACCGTGTAACGACGTCAGGCTGAAGCCCCAACGCAC GAAGCTGTACGTGTGCCTCTCCATGGGGCTGTGCCTGGTGATCTGCTGCCTCATCCTCTACTTCCTGTTCCCGCGGACCGTGGTCCTGGTCCCCGTGTTCGTCCAGTCGGTCACCGTCTACTTCACCCCCGAGGCCGTCAGCCTGGAGGTCACG AACCTCGTCAACATCTCCAATGAGAACTTCTTTCCCGTTCAAATCGTGGAGCTGGACATTCAGGGCCTGATCTTGAAGACCATCATGGGGAAGTCCAAGCAGTGCAACGTGACCCGCCTGGACGCCCGCTCGCAGCTCTTG TACAACATGAAGCTGGTCCTGTCCATCGAAGACAAGGGCCTGAA AACCTACTGCCAGTCGAAAGCCATCCCCCTCCACACTCTGTTCCTGGAGCTGCA GATTACGATGCAGGTGTCATACCTGTCTCACAACGAGCAGTTCTTCATGAACATCTACGAGTACATCGACTGTGGCAACAACTCCACCGTTCCAcacctgcctgcctga